The Fragaria vesca subsp. vesca linkage group LG2, FraVesHawaii_1.0, whole genome shotgun sequence genome includes a window with the following:
- the LOC101306187 gene encoding serine carboxypeptidase-like 18-like has translation MAFSSNNKTMNWVCLHLLLLLIFSANAVHCGTLVKTLPGFDGELPFSLYTGYTTVNGSEMFYYFIESEGDPKIDPLVLWYSGGPGCSAFNGLIYENGPLDFNLTDYEGGIPKTYYYPYSWTRTSSMLFVDAPVGTGFSYATDASEYATSDTKTAAQVYQFLRTWLDEHPQYSKLQLFVGADSYAGVSGTIVVKHIIDGNDAGVLPRLNLKGYLLGCPRTDATINENSKYIYAHRMGLISDELYNSALESCNASFYGVTTDQAECYEDLQLMARQVKDINKNNILEPKCTWASPIPDEEPARRSMQENLYPEDYLRSPLKNPEFCHTFSYSLSYVWANSDGVRAALNIRNGTVFDWKRCNKSLDYTYDVPSVLEYHQNLSTKGLQVLIFNGDHDLIIPNTGTEAWIKELGLTIVNDWRPWLVDGQIAGYTIKYSENGYRLIYATLKGAGHSPQEYKRREAYNMFDRFIHYYPI, from the exons ATGGCATTCAGTTCTAACAACAAAACCATGAACTGGGTTTGCTTGCATTTGCTTCTTTTACTGATCTTCTCGGCAAACGCAGTTCACTGTGGCACTCTGGTCAAAACTCTTCCGGGATTCGATGGTGAACTTCCTTTCAGTCTCTACACTGG GTATACCACTGTTAATGGATCAGAGATGTTTTACTACTTCATTGAGTCTGAAGGAGACCCCAAAATAGACCCTTTAGTGCTGTGGTACAGTGGAGGCCCTGGTTGTTCTGCTTTCAATGGCCTCATTTATGAAAATG GTCCTTTGGATTTCAATCTTACAGACTATGAAGGAGGTATACCGAAAACTTATTACTACCCATATTCATGGACAAGG ACTTCAAGTATGTTGTTTGTGGATGCACCTGTTGGTACTGGTTTCTCCTACGCAACTGATGCATCTGAATATGCTACCTCCGATACGAAAACAGCAGCGCAGGTCTACCAATTCTTAAGAACG TGGCTGGATGAGCACCCGCAATATTCCAAGCTACAATTATTTGTTGGGGCTGATTCGTATGCAGGAGTATCAGGAACCATTGTTGTTAAACATATAATAGATG GTAATGATGCCGGAGTATTACCACGCCTCAATCTCAAA GGCTATCTTTTGGGGTGTCCACGAACAGATGCAACCATCAATGAGAATTCAAAGTATATTTATGCTCACCGGATGGGACTTATATCAGATGAACTTTATAAT TCAGCATTAGAAAGCTGTAATGCAAGTTTCTATGGAGTAACCACAGATCAAGCAGAATGCTATGAGGACCTTCAATTGATGGCAAGG CAAGTTAAAGACATAAACAAAAACAATATTCTGGAGCCAAAGTGCACATGGGCTTCGCCAATACCGGATGAAGAACCAGCTCGTAGATCTATGCAGGAAAACTTATACCCTGAAGACTACCTGAGGTCACCTCTAAAAAATCCCGAGTTCTGTCAT ACCTTCAGTTACTCTCTATCTTATGTATGGGCGAACAGTGATGGAGTTCGGGCAGCACTCAATATCAGAAAT GGAACAGTATTTGATTGGAAGAGATGCAACAAGAGCTTGGATTACACATATGATGTGCCAAGTGTCCTAGAATATCATCAAAATCTCAGTACCAAGGGATTACAAGTATTGATATTCAA TGGTGATCATGACCTTATCATTCCGAACACCGGCACAGAAGCGTGGATAAAGGAGTTGGGTTTGACTATTGTTAATGATTGGAGACCATGGCTAGTTGATGGTCAAATTGCTGG GTACACCATCAAGTATTCAGAAAATGGGTACCGCTTGATATATGCAACCCTAAAG GGAGCAGGTCACTCCCCTCAAGAATACAAGCGTAGAGAAGCGTATAACATGTTCGATAGATTCATTCATTACTATCCCATATAG